The following DNA comes from Alosa alosa isolate M-15738 ecotype Scorff River chromosome 13, AALO_Geno_1.1, whole genome shotgun sequence.
GTTAGGTATCTATGAGGATTTGTCGTTTATTTCAATGTAGCCACTCACCCCCCGTCCTGAGTCCCTATCCATATCGTTCCAGAAGTCTCTCCTGAAGAGGAGGGAGCAGAAGGGTCAGTGCTGAAAACATCCTACTTCAAGTGACCAACAGATGATTGGGTGAAAAACATAATGGGTGAAAATATGTGACACAGTTATATGACAAAATGACACCGAAATCCACCATATCATTTCATCCCTTTCTCCATACAACTTTTTTTATGAAGTAAGAGTTCTAAACGGGTTGGTAAATGTCCAGCATTCCCTGTCGTGTGGAAAATCCTGTTTTTGAGAGACTGCAGTTCATGCCGCACATTCCCTGTCATGTGGACAATCCTGTTTTTGAGAGACTGCAGTTCATGGTTCTCATTTGGAGAACACACACTTGTGCTGCCTGCACCCACCTGTAGGGGGCaccacacagatgcacagagcCGGAGAGGTGGGCGGGAGGCTGAACTGATCAAGGATGGTATTGGACCGAGTCGGGTCAATGATGGTGACGTCACTACTGGACGCAGGACCAGAGAGCGCCCAGACGGAACTCTGGATGCAGGAGTGGAATGTTTGCGTTAGTGACAGACAGGTCATGACCAATGATGGACAGCGTGACTCCACTTAGTTGTGTTCTATAGAATTGAAGCCACAGTTCTATACAGTCTGTGGTCATGACCTATTGCCATGATAGGCACTAGGCACTTTATGGCACACAGGAATGACAGAAATGCAGGCGAATGGCATTGTTGGGTAGATGATCTTACCATCTGCTCTTTGGAGACCTCAGGGGTGACAGCAACAGCACACGTCagctacagagaaagagaggagtttgtgtgtgagagatttttGAGAAATACGGATCTAATCTCTGTCTTTAAAAACAGAAGGAGACCATCAAgaaataatatttgtattagtactagggctgtcaagcaataataaaaaaatctaattaattacatactctgtgatcaattaatctaaattaattacATGCATCAATTTTTTGGTTTTGGTTAATGCAAAGGGAGTTAGATATTAGGTCATAGGTAAACTTGCTAAGTTTGCGTCTAAACACCTGGACGAGTGTGGTTTGAAAAGGCTAGCTTTATTTATAAGGGGTGTGCTAGCTCGTACCTCTGGGTTAGCTACTAAATGCTTTGCGTTGAGATGATATTTCAGACTTGACAAACTCCTACGGTACGAAAACTCCTTCTAGCAGAAATGGCAAAGGTCATTACGGAATGcgattaatcagttatttttttttaacgcGTTTAACTTTTTCTCTGATGACTTAATCTAAATGATTGCGTTATTTTGACAGCTCTAGTTAGTACAGAAAATGAAACATAACAAGACATGACACATGAATAACAGAGTCAGTCTTTTCACCCACTCTCtctgaaacacaaagaaaacacttACTCAACCTCACAAAAGTCTTAACTGAGTtactgaatcacacacacacacacacacacacacacacacacacacacacacacacactattcctgtttgcttttgtttatgtaaaacacactgaatgtgtatgaaatgcgctatataaataaagttgacttgacttgacacacccGTTTCTGTGCATTCATCAGCCTCTGTGCATAAGACCACTAAAAGGTatatcaccactatgtggatactgtttttagaattgatttagattttagaagtgttagtataatttgtatttttgtaatttgtattttagtatatttttatatattgtattaagtgttagtataatttgtattttagtatatttagcatattctttatcttctactgtccttactgcttagttgtgtttttatattatatactttaattactctttctgctgttaaagaatgtgtttgtgttgtatgtatgctgctgagaccttgaatttcccctggggatcaataaagtatctatctatctatctataagagGTAAAGGTGACCAGTTTCCATGGTTACCTTGGCTGTGGCGTCTCTTTGGTCAAGCAGCCTCAGCTGCACCAGCACAGGCACGTCTTTGGGCTCAGTGGTGAGCAGAGAAGAGTCCTGGAATGCGCAAACCTGCCTTGCCTGCGCGCGGCCTCGCCAAGACGCCTTGCCTTGGCGCATACAcacagcgtgcacacacacacacacgcgcacacacagcgcacgcacacactgcacgacgctgacacacacacgcgcccgcggcgcgcacacacacgcacgcacacaccatgacgccgcgacgcacacacacacacgcgtgcacacacacacacacacttaattcaACAAGGGGGACCTCTGAGGTCTACATttggtacatgtgtgtgtgtacagtgcatacatacatacatacatacatacatgcatacatatttatttacacaATTATTATAAATCCCATATTTTCTGTGTGGAAAGACACTTGACcgttcaatgcatgcgtgtttctatgtgtgtttcAGAAATCATTTGGAAGAAATGAGAGCCAACTTATGGTATGAGTGTATGCATGAATTGTATAAGTCaatgagtgactgtgtgtgtgtgtgtgtgtgcgcgcgcacacacctgTACATTGGTGTGGGACAGAGGCATGCTCCACCCATGGACTTGGCGTTTCCCCAGCGTGCCCCACACGTGGGAGCGGATCTCCCTGTACAGCTCCCGCCTCCTCACACGCGGGGAGAACGAGCCCCTGGACCagacaggggaggggaggaacttatacattagttaaaataacaattttaaatAAAGTTGAAAAAGCATACTAAGCATACTAAgcataatagtaatagtaaaagGTGACAAGTAGTTGCCATGATTCATATTGACTCTGCAGCAGTTCATGGGGGAAAGGGGTTAGTGTGCACATTACCAGCAGATATACCTTttactatatatacacacacattaccagcaGATATACCTTTTACTGTATATACAttactatatatatacacattaccAGCAGATATACCTTTTACTGTATATACATTACTATATACACATTACCAGCAGATATACCTTTTACTATATATACATTAGCAGCAGATATACCTTTTTAATAAATATACATTACCAGCAGATATATCTTTTACTATATATACATGACCAGCAGATATACCTTTTTAATATATATGCATTACCATCAGATATACCGTTTACTATATAAACACATTACCAGCAGATATACCTTTtactatatatacacattacATGCAGATATacctttttaatatatatacattacCAGCAGATATACCTTTTACTATATATACATTACCAGCAGATacctttttaatatatatatatatatatatatatatatatatatatatatatatatatatatatatatatatatatatatatatatatatatataaacataattTTTCATGGTGTATGATGAGGACTACCCTCCAAGTTATATCATAATCCTACATGATGCATAGTCCATTGTGCATACTCTATGATACATTATGTAACGAAAGGGCATAATAGCCTGCAGAAATGTCATCATGTCCAGTTGTTAGTCACCTATCTGAACTTGCGTGATGTATTTTGAGGCCCTTTTGCAGCTCCGATTTCAAGTCTCTCGGTCTGAAAAGGGCACCAGTACTAAGCAGGCCAAAGGTAGGCCGAGACTTCCTAGAGACAATGGGATAAATTGTGTGCTTAAGTGGTCTATGGCAAATCGCCATATCTTGTGTGCGTAAGTGATCTATGGCAAATGCAATTTTACAAAACCAGGTATCAATAGTATTCTGTAATGCTCTTAAAAATGCCCCTCATCAGGGGAGCTGTAGCACAAGCTGTAGTGTTCTTACCACTtttgggtccaagtgcccacagcGACCTGGGTTTCATTTCTGACCTGTGGTCTTTTTCCAATCCTACTCCCACATCTCTCTCCAACTCTGTTCCTGTCAATCTTTACCATCTTATCTGAATTAAAGTCAAAAGgccgcccccctcccccaaagtAAATAGAAAAGTGACCTTAGCTAGGTAGAGCAGAGCACAAATTGACCTTAGCTAGGTAGAGCAGTGCACAAATTGACCTTAGCTAGGTAGAGCAGAGCACAAATTGAGCCTCAGTGTAGGTTTTGTGGTTCGCTATTCTTTCTTTCAATCTACACGTTGCTTTTTCAATAGGTGCACCTGCCTATTCTTCCTGTCAAGGCGTGCAGGTCTTCATATGCACTTGTGATGCTGTCTTTTGGCATTTTGTTCTGTACATTCATCGGAGTTAAAAGGAGACATGGGGTACGAACACTGTAAATAAGCCAGGAGTAGCACTCTGTAAATAAGCCAGGTCTGTCTTCATAAATCTGAACCAAATGCTGCATGATCTGTGAGCCTCAACATGCTGTATGATCGCTTGTCTGTGAGCCTCAACATGCTGTAAACAGCTGTTTATGggatctgtgtatgtgtgtctgtaagccTGAACTTAACAGGCCCTAATTCAAATGAAAGACAAAATCTATAGTctaactatatatatatgctatgCTATACTATGCTAATTTAATATCCGAAAACTCCAGCCTTGGCTGGTCAGCCCAGGGTCAAAGTCTTGtgttatgtaatgtaatgtgtttctgtgtgtgtgagtcactcACTCTGTCTGGGTGTTGTTGATGGACAGTCGCTGTGGAGACGTGGTGGGGGACCGGTAGGTTGGCGTCACCGTGGGCACATTGATAGCTAAAGAAGCAGGCGGAGCCATTGGGGGCTTAGCCAGGCCAAAGAGACGGTTAAACCTGAAACAGCAGGATATGGTGAGGGATATCAGCAATCAGTATGACACCTAGACCTTTgaccttaaaatacaggggctcataagtatacataccccttatgttaaattcccataaaGGCAGGcagattattatttttaaaggccagatatttcatggatccaggatacaaTGCATCCTGATAAATTCCCCTttgcctttggaattaaaatagccccacatcatcacatacactgcaaaaactgcttatctaacaaaatctaaccaagtgttattcatcttatatcaagataaaaaaaactagttggtattgttttcaggataaagagacttacctagcgctttcttgtgaaatcatttgacttaatttaaaaaaaaaaaaaagacttattttaagacatctcatcttgaaaacaagcaaatttgtctgtcagtgcgttaagcaaatttgtccttaaaacaagcaaatttgtctgccagtgcgttgagcaaatttgtcttgataagactccttaaaataagttaaagtcttcttaaatgaagtcaaaatgatcttttgagagggcgctaggtaagtcttttcatactaaaaacaataccaaatagatttttttaatcttagtataagatcaataacacttggttagaattcattttttgcagtgtacccttcaccataccaagatattggcatggttttatttcagttagcctaatagctggtttgatttgcatcgAGAGACAATCTTATGTAAAAGTACCCGATGCCAATCGTGTATACTTATgagcccctgtattttaaggaagaacatttatttatttacgatacattattctttcacaaagaaaattggtgtccttaaaggttggatttttcctcattttttaatgaaggcattaagatcaaacccaaaagatgtttttttattcctctttttagtcaactttagcatgtgtatgtacatggtATGTAAACTTCTGGTTTCAACTgcagatatacagtacatacagactGCATAATGTCAGTCTTTAATGAAAATTAAAAACAAGTCTTCTCACTTTGTCCAGACACTGCTCTTCCGGTCCTCAACAGGAGGTCTCTCATCTTTGGTGACTCTAAAGGTGGACAGAAAACAGAGCATTGTTACAGCACCAGAGACCATAATTAGATCAGATTCAGCTTATTTGCCATTGTGTACAGAACAGGTATTTAGTAAATGCAATTTGTGTCTGACCGCCCAAAGCTCAAAGGCTGAGTCTGCTGTGAAGTAACCCGTTTGGTGATTTATCCGTTTCACTTCTGAGTGACATGCTGCTGAAAAGTTCATGGCTTCACTTCAATTCGTCCTCCGTCACTAAAACCTATATTCTCTTCAAAAATCTTTTTGTCACGTCTATGGCAACGCTCAACCCTACATGTACATGATTTACTACTGTGCTGTAGTGCCAAGCAGACACTGTGCGATTTTGACACAATTTTAGCCCTGAATCAGTTCTGACTACCTTTTTAATCAGCCTGAATTCCTATTGGATATGTTGTGTACTTTGAACAAGTTCACAATGTCTGATTAAAAGACGTCACAATCAATGTTCCAGCTCCGATTCGATCCGAATGGATTTCTGGCATGACAGATTTTTTTGCTATTTGTCTTGCTGTGTGAGTACGTACTGTTTAACGTACAGTATGATTgaaatgtgtagtgtgtgagttaCCACATTGTGCGCgaatgaaaaaaaacaacaaaaaaaagcagCGTCACACCCCTTGCTGTAATGCCTTGCCACCCATTTGGACCACTGAGCTAGAgatagtgaaacacacacagcacacagtgaacacacagtgaggtgaagcacacactgatcccggcacagtgagctgcctgcaacaacagcggcgctcagggagcagtgaggggttaggtgccttgctcaagggcacttcagtcgtgcctactggtcggggttcgaaccggcaaccctccggttacaagtccgaagcgctaaccagtaggccacggctgccccaaacacACGGCTGTGTGTAGTACATACTGAGCTTAGTTCAGGAGGCAAGGAGCAAGGTAGAGATAGAGAAGTGTCCGGCTAGGTCACCTGAGAGTCTGTGCACGCCTCACAGCCTCCTGCAGCTCAAACAGACGCTCCTTATATTGGTTCTTCTCCATGACCACCCGCGCCATCTCTGACCGCGAGAACCTCCGCAGGGACATGGGCACAGCCTGGGCaccatggagacagagagatagagacagaagagagatggaCATCAAAGAGGTATCTATAGAATAGTGAACATCAAAGAGGTATCTATAGAATATTTAGctattttatataataacatGACTCATGAATGACCTATGATTTATTGTTATCACTCAGAATggatagaaacacacacacacacacacacacacacacacacacacacacacacacacacgcacactcacacgcacactcacacgcacacttacaTCAGGGTCATCTGACTGAATGGCTTCTAGCTCGTTGCGAAGTCTGCGGGGCAGAGAGGAAATAGGGAGGACATGAAAAGGACAAGAGGTTGCCATGGAGACCATGAACGACAACACGTGAAATGGGCGCATGACGCATGACGTGAAATCAAGACAGAGATAATGAGAACATCTTTAGGCCACTGGGGACCACGGAGTTGTATGAGACAACTATGTGACATACAGTGAACCTGACAGGTCTACAAAAGAGAGCTAGCCATCGCTCCTCTGTATGCCTGTATCTTCTGATCAGGTCTACAAAAGAGAGTTAGCCATCGCTCCTCTGTATGCCTGTATCTTCTGATCGTTTTGTTGTGGCTGTGTTTCTTTAAGTGATCATCTGGGACAGACCACACCACGTCAGACCAGTATCACTGACAAAAACTCTGCAAAACAGTTCATTCAGTCCTTCACCAACTGGCCACAGCACAAACAAAACATGTGGCAGATAGTGAAAAGAATCTCCTTCTATCAGCACACTGCCAAATGCCACTTCCTTCCTGCTTCTATCAGCACACTGCCAAATGCCACTTCCTTCCTGCTTCCTGCTTCTATCAGCACACTGCCAAATGCCACTTCCTTCCTGCTTCCTGCTTCTATCAGCACACTGCCAAATGCCACTTCCTTCCTGCTTCCTGCTTCTATCAGCACACTGCCAAATGCCACTTCCTTCCTGCTTCCTGCTTCTATCAGCACACTGCCAAATGCCACTTCCTTGCTTCTATGCTTCCTGCCACTTCCTTCCTGCTTCTATCAGCACACTGCCAAATGCCACTTCCTTCCTGCTTCTATCAGCACACTGCCAAATGCCACTTCCTTCCTGCTTCCTGCAAACCTGGCTTCCTGCTCTTACCGTTtcgtctcctcctccatctccctcatTCTGCCCTCCAATCGTGCGACGGTTTCCTGAGAGGAGCTGACCTCCAGGTTAAGAGCTGACCTCTCATTGGTCAGCTCCTCGACGCGACAGATCAGGGCCTTCCTGGCTGCGTCCACCATTTCGCTGAgcgagagaggggaaaaaaaaaggattGTGTACACGTAAAGGATAGAAATAAAGCCACCACACACGGCCGGCGAGGCGACAGTCAAACGCGACAGTGGAATTCTGTTAATCGctttactacacacactactggcGACGCGATCACCTATCGATTCAGTGGAGACACACTGACCAGACATCTTTTTTATTATGACGTATCAAAATCGCCCTGAAAAATAGAAAGGGGCCGATTCGATGCGACGGCCGTCGTTCCACTTGGCGCATGCGTTGCCCCATTCACTTCAATAGATTCTATTCAATTTTGCCGGTCGCCTGCCATAAATAGCTGTCGCGTCGACGGCCGTGTGTGTGGGCCCTAAGACTGAAATGAGAGACAATCATAGACAGAAAAGAGTCTGACTCCTGAACACAGCCTGTGACACACAAAAAGCTATGAACATGGGGCCGATATGATGCAGATAGTTAAACACCAATCTACGCAGCCCCATAGAGATGCGGGAGTCACAACACTATTTGTTAAGGTATTAGAAATCAGTTTCAACAGTGGAAACTTACTGGGTTCGTTTTAGTTCCTCATACTGAGAAACAATCTCATCAAACTGGTCAGTGCTGCCtgcaatgaagaaaaaaaaaaaccacacagCCACGGTGAGAGACCATGAGATCAACAAAACCTGATATCTCATGCCAGTGTGACGCATGTGAGCCAACTTGCTGTCCACTGTTATTAGTTTTGTGTTTTACTGCTTATCATCATGTATCACACAAACCACTATGTTGCTGGCTAGCTTGTATCACTTCTGTCTGGAGTCTCTGCAAGGCAAGTCTACAGCCTGTTAGCTAGTCAGCTCACTAGTTTAAGACATTAACTCTGTAAAGCCTCTAAATTCTTATAACGTCTTTTTCATCTTCCCTATAGTCCCTATAATCCCTATAGTCCCTATAGTCCCTATAATCCCTATAGTCCCTATAATCCCTATAGTCCCTATAGTCCCTATAGTCCCTATAGTCCCTATAATCCCTATAGTCCCTATAATCCCTATAATCCCTATAGTCCCTATAATCCCTATAATCAGAAACTAGTCCCACTAGTCTTACTTTCAGTCAGCCTTTTCCTCCCTCACCCTCACCTCTctcacctcccctctccctcaccctcacctctccctcacacctcacctccctccctctccctcacacctctcctccctcacctcccctctccctctcctctcctctcctctccctcacctccctcacctctcctccctccctccctctccctcacctctcctctccctcacctctcctcacctctccctcacctctcctccctgTCCTGGTGCTCCTCACCTCTAACGCTGGCTCCCTGGTCCACACTCTCCAGGTATTCTCTGCTGAGCTCAGACAGCTCTGAGAAGACGGAGTCTGTGTTCCTTAGCTCCCACTCCAGACTCTCCAaatcctcctcgtcctcctctgcCACATCCTCTTCCATcacccccttctcctcctttgCCTCTTCTCTTCGTTCTCCATCTTCTTTTTCCACAGCGTCCTCTTTGTTCTTCTCTTCCctgttctctccatcttcctctcttttctccccatCCTCTGAGGGCTCCTTCATCTCATCCTGCAGGCTGCTCTTCTCCGGCTGCTATCTGTAGCGCTGCGGATTGGTgtgctgcacacacagatacacaagacacacacacacacacacacacacacacacaaatgcacacacacacatgaacacagacagacacatacacacacagacacacacacacacacacacacacacagacacatgcacacacagacacacacacacagacacagataactGCTTAATACTGGGGTTTTAGGTTGTGACATGGAAAACAATTTAATGTCTGTTCATCATGATTGATAGTTCTGGTgtgctgcacacacagatacacaagacacacacacacacacacacacacattaatacacacacatatgcacaataaTGGCCAttaagacacagacagacacacacacacacacgtgcacacacagacacatgcacacagacaggcacacacacacacacacacgcacacagacacatgcacacagacacatgcacatatgtacacagacacatgcacacacacacacagacagacacatgcacacacacacacacatatgcacacacacacatgcacacagacaggcacacacacacacacacacacacgcattacacatgcacagacacatgcatattAGACACATGTATTATATGTACAGACATTATGTAcatatgtacacagacacatgcacacacacacacatgcacatatgtacacagacacatgcacatatgtacacagacacatgcacacacacacacacacacacacacacacacacacacacagacagacagacacagacacacacacacacacacacacacacacacacacacagacacacacatgcacacacgcacacacacacaactgcttaATACTGGGGTTTTAGGTTGTGACATGGAAAACAATTTAATGTGTGTTCATCATGATTGATAGTTCTGGTgtgctgcacacacagatacacaagacacacacacacacacacacacatgcacacagacacatgcacacacgcaactGCTTAATACTGGGGTTTTAGGTTGTGACATGGAAAACAATTTAATGTGTGTTCATCATGATTGATAGTTCTGGTgtgctgcacacacagatacacaagacacacacacacacacacacatcacacatgcacattacacacacacacacgcacaatacaCCAACTGCTTAATACTGGGGTTTTAGGTTGTGACATGGAAAACAATTTAATGTGTGTTCATCATGATTGATAGTTCTGGTgtgctgcacacacagatacacaagacacacacacacacacacacacacacacatgcacacagacacatgcacacacgcaactGCTTAATACTGGGGTTTTAGGTTGTGACATGGAAAACAATTTAATGTTCACATGATTGATAGTTCTGGTGTGCTGCACAAAACATGTCCCTGTTTGAAATCACCACCATGGTTTGAAATGTGCACTTCCTGTTTgaaatcaccacacacactgtgcacgcCCTTGCTTGAAATCACCACACACCGTGCACTCTCGTTTgaaatcaccacacacactgtgcacgcCCTGTTTgaaatcaccacacacactgtgcacgcCCTGTTTgaaatcaccacacacactgtgcacgcCCTGTTTgaaatcaccacacacactgtgcacgcCCTGTTTgaaatcaccacacacactgtgcacgcCCTGTTTgaaatcaccacacacactgtgcacgcCCTGTTTgaaatcaccacacacactgtgcacccTGTTTgaaatcaccacacacacactgtgcactgTTTGAAACAATTACACACACTGTGCACCTTCGTTTGaataccacacacactgtgcacttCTGTTTGaaaatcaccacacacactgtgcacgcCCTGTTTGaaaatcaccacacacactgtgcatgcCTATCACTTAAGTCACACTTGGTAGACTGGTGTGAAGAAAATACTtgcacatatgtatgtatgtgtgtgtgtgtgtgtgtgtgtgtgtgtgtggtgcgacTACCCCACATTATATAGCATTGTTTATTATCACCCCTGCACAGTAGCTGTGGAATTACGTTGTTTGGAAATGCAGATGGTTTACACATTGGTCTTCAACTCCTGACATCTTCAGCATCGACAGGTTTGACGACAGAGGTGCCTTGTTTCATGTATGctttattttgattttgattttgatttttatACCTATTGCTCATGGACTCACCCAgaacccaacccacttttaGGTCTGACCAACTGTCTGCAGGAACACTGCTGAACCGACTGGGGAGTGAATTCTAAAACGACATTGCATGGAATCAGTTCACCTGGCCTCCATGCAATGAGCCAGCTGGCCTCAACTGGGGTGGAACCACGATGTCGATGATGGAAGGAAGGTCGCTGATGGACTTTCTGACGCCGCTGGGACCGCTTGACATTCTGGTCACTGGTGGCCTGGCAGGGATGTGTGGGGAATGAAGACATCGACTTCAACCATTCTGTCATGTGAGAGAAAGAACTGATCAAGGCATGTCCTGGAggtgcatgtgtttgagtgtgtgtgca
Coding sequences within:
- the si:dkey-17m8.1 gene encoding C-Jun-amino-terminal kinase-interacting protein 3; translation: MECGESVFCGGGELELDPDIVSEEAGKLYSELQAVVETHGSAVVESLVPVMVWVLEGLASSRAQLREREEEAERGKVDREELMERYQSERTLRRESQELFENPTLNGVWVNLFTYEPRQMNRPPVTRMSSGPSGVRKSISDLPSIIDIVVPPQLRPAGSLHGGQQPEKSSLQDEMKEPSEDGEKREEDGENREEKNKEDAVEKEDGERREEAKEEKGVMEEDVAEEDEEDLESLEWELRNTDSVFSELSELSREYLESVDQGASVRGSTDQFDEIVSQYEELKRTHEMVDAARKALICRVEELTNERSALNLEVSSSQETVARLEGRMREMEEETKRLRNELEAIQSDDPDAVPMSLRRFSRSEMARVVMEKNQYKERLFELQEAVRRAQTLRVTKDERPPVEDRKSSVWTKFNRLFGLAKPPMAPPASLAINVPTVTPTYRSPTTSPQRLSINNTQTEGSFSPRVRRRELYREIRSHVWGTLGKRQVHGWSMPLSHTNVQDSSLLTTEPKDVPVLVQLRLLDQRDATAKLTCAVAVTPEVSKEQMSSVWALSGPASSSDVTIIDPTRSNTILDQFSLPPTSPALCICVVPPTGETSGTIWIGTQDGGLLVHPASTSRRRCLQSVTLAEGVHSLTYSQGKVIAGLANGTLAFFSHSISGWDLQSKEEMSLGAPPVQPIRCCLAKGEGLWVGYWNKIHMIDVTSRKVEKSFTVSERSEQQVRFLCAAGSGVWASCRLDPTLRLFDWATGRPLQEVDLSPMVTKALGAGFLSLSPLQVSALAVICGRLWVGSASGAIFSVPLNLSSESSIPYCTLALAQLCYHGHRQAVKFIISAPGCHTLSSTAEGADSTSQLILSGGEGYINFRIGDDASDGTNENAPQRSERSHMIIWQSASPSVPNPAL